The sequence below is a genomic window from Lolium perenne isolate Kyuss_39 chromosome 7, Kyuss_2.0, whole genome shotgun sequence.
tttccgttcagctcttgcaccgtggggaatttgagaccttcaggaatcgtcaactgcttctccttgagcaggaggtcgaagatttgctcagtcttggtcacgtcaaaatcaaatcccctgggcgggcctggtggctttacccatttgcaggacacgggggttcctccccgagtccattcagccactgctacctcttgatctcccgcagaaacttcgtcttcctctgcatcgaccaggactactgcacgcttgaatttgtcctggtacagtccggtggcgctgctcatatgcCGACGGTTtcaaccatgtgcgccggtgagggatagtcgcttgggaggccatgtccttgagcggtgttgcgaggcccgctacgccaactcgatcgcttccttttcgattatacgaaccgaataacatcggttcctaagattctgaagcgctggatgtattctcgtcaccgtttctccacgcttcgacgtaattgtgctagatcggcaatgccggactcggaagcctcgaatggtactgcatatggaactgttcttccaactgcttccaagtccggatggagtctcggtggcaacgaggtgtaccacccgaaagccgatcccgtgagggactgtgagaagagcctcacacgtagttgatccgacactgaagccggtcctagttgtgccaaatatcggcctacgtgctcgatggagctggaaccatctgatccactgaatttggagaaatcagggagccgatatttaggtggtagcgggatcatctcgtagtcgtcggggtacggcttggaatagccgattgcccttcttttcggcaccatgccgaactggtctctcaaagatggtaccgatctgatccgccgtgtcgggctgcaggagttgaactacgaagattcgccggggtggcgtacttagccagccatgtttgcttttccagctcgagccaacctgcaggagctgagctctggaggttcgtcggggtggcgtgcttagttagccacgtcgcttctcaagctcgtcggcCGACGTCCCTCCCTGTTTTCCCcaagtccccgatgttgtggcctggtttgtgagtgcccggttaccacaatcggcacatacgtgcacgtgtacccgtgagggatctccttaggcgcctcgaggcaagaaccggtagtcactagggtcaccaccgatcttgtagacgacgaatgccggtgaagccggcacttcggtgctgccaacgcatatggcagcggtggacgggactggagtggcaactctccttgatgtgtcccgagagctggtcctgacggcgagtactggtgcctcatgatctcctggatcacgcgaagagcgacacgctccaacgtgtttaccaggttctcagagtggcggtgcagcgagtgagccaccaagtagttgatctcctgccgcagggacctggtgcgttcctccgacggggcagagaggtctatcccatctagtgcaccattaggtgagaaccccttccacctgatgccatgtgaacgggttatgtggaaagagccgatgaggtcggcttcgaggatgactttgatctcatcatacttcttcttgagctcatcggtcagatcctcgtatgtgactggcgtgccgtccgccatctcggatgtagatggcgatgtggttgatgtagaagcttgtcccaccgggcgtgccagaatgtgttgacgtcagaaacccaccggcgggcagcgacgggcaacaccgtagagccgggaacaacctagggctgcggctggccgaggtccctccgagcgacggcccgcaaagccttctagtcacacgtccgatgctgatgcaagggcgtgccacctgacctatacctggtcaggaaggtgatggagatgcctcgcttagtttcctgcatggcatacacgtaaacattaaatacgagcctcgatcggctctcaggttatcctatgaatcggctcagggaaccaatccacccatgattcgtacgaggtgcacgaatatatggtggtcctgcttgatcaagataaagctaatgagatctacgatgatttagggttttcaccgcataatcggatcatcctactcacggttgggcctcgcggccacgcacggtgatcgtaagccgatcctaaacaaggcctaaaaaccaacacgaggttgatccccggaacatcctgtttagggctagcgaacgacaccctacgtgccgctggatcctccacccctttgtaaggcctaactattgcagatattaaactaatccttgtagaacaaggagcaatcgtaacggatcagatctactaaataatgatcaagcggggtgccgctcctacacctaagataggtgtaagggcggctagacatgcaagggttgcactacgatagcatattacgcgaagaactatgctaaccctaacacatctatgataactacgttgctcgccatcaacaaggcttcagtacgagcaacgcatgaacaacgtggagcttgtgctgcctagatcgcaagatgcgatctaggcagcatgttgcttaccggtagaaaccctcgagacgaaggagttggcgatgcgccgagattgatttgtttggttgaacgttggttgttgtttattccataaaccctagatacatatttatagtccaggggactttctaacgtgggaataatccccaccgtgcatgatacaaactctaacttttaatctaagatataatctaccataattaaagatacacgggcaatctagcccaaactcttcgtgcgaggccgcttcagagatctcccacgtgtaatcttccaagcccatctcccgtacggcccacctcctgatttggccaaaatctggtgataacaatgcctcaactcatactttccggatacttaatcccacctttatagccacccatttacgcagtggtgtttggtgtaatcaaagtacctttccggtataagtgatttacatgatctcatggtcataaggactaggtaactatgtatcgaaagcttatagcaaataacttaatgacgagatcttatgctacgcttaattgggtgtgtccattacatcattcatataatgatataaccttgttattaataacatccaatgttcatgattatgaaactaatcatccattaatcaacaagctagtttaagaggcatactagggacttctttgttgtctacatatcacacatgtactaatgtttcggttaatacaattatagcatgatatataaacatttatcataaacataaagatatgaataataaccactttattattgcctctagggcatatctccttcaatccaTGCCATCCGGTTCGGTGTTGGCCAAATCATCTCGCATATCATCTCATTTTTCAAATGTGGCATACATATTTGGAGAGTTGCTTGAAGCAAATTAATAGAGCTTGAATAAAAACATAATAAAGACATAGTAGAAGACTACATCGTCTTCATCTTTGCATTTCCTAGTCGTCATCGTCGAAGTGGTAGTGGCGGTGGCACATGGTCCCGTCGAAGATCTTGACGTTGAAGTGGTAGTGGTAGCTTCGCAACTCTTCTTCTTTGGGTCTGGCGCGGACATTGTCTTCCTCCCACCGCGCCACGTCGTACATCGTGTCGAAGCGCGAGGAGAAGGAGGAGCCCGAGTACGCGACGCCGTCGAAGATTAGGAGGCGGGGCAACACCATCCGTGAGCCAGCGCGGCAGCAGCAGAGGTGCGCCGGCGACGCCCTCCTAGTTCCGAAGCCGAAGCTGAAGGAGGAACAGGACGACGAGGAAGCCGTCAAGACCGCGTAGATGGTAGAGTACGAGCGGTGGCAGCACCTCAtcaccagcagcgacgaccccgaggactgtccATGGTTGCACGCGGCGTTCATCGCGTccttgaacgacaaggacgcttgGATGGGTGACGTCGAcgtggcgatcgccatgtccatccgcgacgttGGGATGCCACTCGTCGACCTCACCGACGATGGCGAAGCTGGGCCTAGTGGCGCGGTGAAGGACAAGCCCGACGAGCGTGGCAAGCAGGACGTCGTCGACGACGGCATGTgcaacttccaccagtactacgtCGCCTCTGGGCGCCGCAAGTACtactagattagggtttaggttaaatttTCATCAAATTTTGTTCAAATCTATGCAATATATAGAAAGTTTAATTGGATTCCACTGTTTTCGATTAAATTTAAAAAATCTCAATttctgtttgggggacgcggctgagtGACATCCCCGAAGAAAAAACGTTCCCAAACGCTAAATCCAGTGCTGTTTGGGGATGCTTTGGAAACCGTGGCTGGAGATTCTATAAAAAAATACGTCCTTAACTCAATAAATTTGAGCATGTTATTTTGAGAGAGAGGGAATAGAGTTCCTTTTTCTGTCGTTACCGTCATCGCCACGCCAGTCTTGCAAGCGATAGAGTTATTTGCAGTTGCCTGCGGGTAGACTGCGGTGATTTgccacaaaaaaaaaacatatttttagTAGTTGACCCAAATGTGGTGTTATTTGTAATTTTCTCGTCTATGTGTGTTGGCAGATCAGGATTTTATGTTCAAAAAACACAAAAGAATAAAATCGGGATAGCGGGTCAGCACGGTCAAATGAGTAGAGGGGTAAATCAGACAAATCTTCTGTTCCCAGCACGAGACATATATCACTCCACTGTTCCCCTTCTTCCTCAAACCCTCGCCTGCTACTTGGCTTCTCCCTCCCCGCCGCCACTCTACAGGCAGAGCTCGGTTTAGGTCCGGCGTGATCGAGACCAACCAAAGTAATTTGCTTTTTTTTGTATGAATTGTATGTATCCATGAGTGGATGGATGTAGAGCGACCTGGGGCGAAAAAACCCTCTTTTTTTATCTGTTGGTCCTGCACTAACCCAACAAGGGTTTCAGATTGTGGGTGACCGAGCGGAGAGCGGAGAGGCCCGAGATGCCCCTTCCCCACGCCCCGTGGCAGAGACACTTGGAGGTATAAATAATTTCTCAGCTGGCCCCTGTGATTCTGTGAACGGCTTGGAGATTCGTTATACTATTCCGCTACTTCCTTCTCTGGACTCTAGTTTGAAGTAGTTGTGTGGGTATTGTAGATTTTGACATTGGTACTGTAGATATTTGTACATTTTGATAAACTTGGTATACCCTCTGTCTTTGTTTGCAAGGCCATTTCCGAAAATACAATTTTTTAGGTAGTAGAGTATTTAAGGCCATTATGGCTAACAAGGAAATTTAGTGATGATTTTCTCTGCAAGTAATTAGCCTTAACTGACTCTCTGACTATGCCGAGTGCATGTTGTCTACAAGCAACAAGTGGCTGCATGTTGGTCTTTACTGGTCCCAGCAGTTAGTGGCCAAGGAAACCtttcatattatatgcatttgattttgTAAATGTTTGTATTATTTTATATGTTAAATTGATCAAACTTTGCAAAGTTTGACATGAACGGAAAATTGTGCGCAACATATTATATTACAGGTTACAAAAGCTTGAACATTATACTATTTGAGATGGATGGAGTGTGACCATCCATAAACAGATCCTTTATAAGTTATTTGTTGTCTATTGGCAGGACTTGCCCAGCATTTCTTTGAGCGTGCTAGGAGGCCTTCATGAATACCAACGCGTGATGGGCCTTAAAAAAGATAGGGAGAGACGTATTGGTTTGGTTGATTTCAGACAGGTGCCAATGACATCCAGGAAACACCCTCAGGGAGGACTGACCTACCATATAATCAGACTGGAGAACCCAGATCGACCTGGCATCTATGCAGAGCTGCTGATATGTGATCAGAATCAGTACTTGCTGGCTTTTCGCCGGCGTGTGGGTAATGTTTGGAGTGACTGGTTTTACTTCAAGGATCAGGAGAAGAACATGCCGGCATACCTACGCAAGACAGCTCTGAACTTTGGGGGCAGAcacactacaacaacaacaatcccGACAGGAGAAATCACTGCTTTTCTTGATATCTATCATGTGCTCATTGATCCGGCATCTACTGATGTAGCGTTGAGGAGAGCGCTCCTACGTGCAATCATACTTTTCTGTGAGGCAACGAGGATCGAGTGTGTATTGGAAGACATGGAGGGCAAGATGCTGTACACTGTCCAACAAGCTTTGGCAGGCTTGTTGTGGAAACGCATcaggaagtggaagaagatgagcaaTTACggcttgcatcaaagaaacaaggtgCTAGTCCAAGGTGGAGATGGTGTGGAAGAGGTTCAGCCGGGACAGCAGGAtgcggaagaggaagaggaagacgaagatGCTCTAGAAGCTGAGCTACTTGGTTACCTGGAAGAGTGTGAGATTTACAACCTTGACCAGGCCATCGGGCCACAGGGCCAGCTTCGACTGATTCTTCTCAATGATGAGCACTACCAGCACTATGGTCAGGTTCTGCAGTTCCCAGGTAACTACCAGGACAACTTCCGTGGTGGGCTCGTTTAGAGCGTGGAGCCTTGATGATGTAGGTGGCCAAGTAGAGCAACAATGCTCTGTTTTTTTGGTGTCTGGAAACGCTCTCTTGGAGGCGTACGGCGTAATCAGAGCGATGATTCGTGAGGCACGACAGTTTTGCCGAGGAATAGTTTGAGACTTGCAACATCTAACTAATAGTATGTCTCGCTGTCGCTGACGCTGACTGACTATGAACTAGTGTATTAGTGTATTATTATACAGTATTATCTGTGCGTGCGATTGTAGATTGCATTCCCCTCTGAATCGCTGTCTGTTTGGG
It includes:
- the LOC127311376 gene encoding uncharacterized protein; the protein is MPLPHAPWQRHLEDLPSISLSVLGGLHEYQRVMGLKKDRERRIGLVDFRQVPMTSRKHPQGGLTYHIIRLENPDRPGIYAELLICDQNQYLLAFRRRVGNVWSDWFYFKDQEKNMPAYLRKTALNFGGRHTTTTTIPTGEITAFLDIYHVLIDPASTDVALRRALLRAIILFCEATRIECVLEDMEGKMLYTVQQALAGLLWKRIRKWKKMSNYGLHQRNKVLVQGGDGVEEVQPGQQDAEEEEEDEDALEAELLGYLEECEIYNLDQAIGPQGQLRLILLNDEHYQHYGQVLQFPGNYQDNFRGGLV